A genome region from Solirubrobacter pauli includes the following:
- a CDS encoding glycosyltransferase: MRVAMVSEHASPLAVLGGVDAGGQNVHVAALATALARLGDRVVVHTRRDDAGLPRRVRLARGVEVDHVDAGPPTEVPKDELLQYMGAFADDLREQWLADPPDVVHAHFWMSGLAAIAAAQELGIPVVHTFHALGTVKRRHQGDRDTSPPTRIADEARIARTVDRVVATCSDEVFELLRMGADGRRITVVPCGVDLDRFTPDGPAEPRDATGTDGVHATVDTPPHRLVAACRLVERKGLADVITALADIPDAELHVAGGPEASALEADPEARRLRALAADLGVEDRLILRGRVGRAAMPALLRSADAVVCAPWYEPFGIVPLEAMACGVPVIATAVGGQTDSVVHGVTGVHVPPRDPGALARAANALLRDADRRREYGRDGASRARLRFGFDRIARSTRDVYAPLVARETRRTVVR; encoded by the coding sequence ATGAGAGTCGCGATGGTCTCAGAGCACGCGAGCCCGCTGGCCGTGCTCGGCGGTGTGGACGCGGGCGGGCAGAACGTGCACGTCGCCGCGCTGGCGACGGCGCTGGCCCGGCTCGGCGACCGCGTCGTCGTCCACACCCGGCGCGACGACGCCGGGCTGCCGCGCCGCGTCCGCCTGGCGCGCGGTGTCGAGGTCGACCACGTCGACGCCGGCCCGCCGACCGAGGTCCCCAAGGACGAGCTCCTGCAGTACATGGGCGCGTTCGCCGACGACCTGCGCGAGCAGTGGCTCGCCGACCCGCCGGACGTCGTCCACGCGCACTTCTGGATGTCCGGCCTGGCGGCGATCGCCGCTGCTCAGGAACTCGGCATCCCGGTCGTGCACACGTTCCACGCGCTCGGCACGGTCAAGCGCCGCCATCAGGGGGACCGCGACACGAGCCCGCCGACGCGGATCGCGGACGAGGCCCGCATCGCCCGCACCGTCGACCGCGTGGTCGCGACGTGCAGCGACGAGGTCTTCGAGCTGCTGCGGATGGGCGCCGACGGGCGCCGGATCACGGTCGTGCCGTGCGGGGTGGACCTGGACCGCTTCACGCCCGACGGGCCGGCGGAGCCACGGGACGCGACGGGCACCGACGGCGTGCACGCGACCGTCGACACCCCGCCCCATCGGCTGGTGGCCGCGTGCCGGCTCGTCGAGCGCAAGGGCCTCGCGGACGTGATCACCGCGCTCGCGGACATCCCCGACGCCGAGCTGCACGTCGCCGGCGGCCCGGAGGCGAGCGCGCTCGAGGCCGATCCCGAGGCGCGGCGCCTGCGGGCGCTGGCGGCGGACCTCGGCGTGGAGGACCGCCTGATCCTGCGCGGCCGCGTCGGGCGCGCGGCGATGCCCGCGCTGCTGCGGTCCGCCGACGCGGTCGTGTGCGCGCCCTGGTACGAGCCGTTCGGGATCGTCCCGCTCGAGGCGATGGCCTGCGGCGTCCCGGTGATCGCGACCGCCGTGGGCGGCCAGACCGACAGCGTCGTCCACGGCGTCACCGGCGTGCACGTCCCGCCCCGCGACCCGGGCGCGCTCGCCCGGGCCGCGAACGCGCTGCTGCGCGACGCCGACCGCCGCCGCGAGTACGGCCGTGACGGAGCGAGCCGCGCGCGGCTGCGCTTCGGCTTCGACCGGATCGCCCGCTCCACGCGCGACGTCTACGCGCCGCTCGTCGCCCGCGAGACACGCCGGACGGTGGTCCGGTGA
- the rfaE2 gene encoding D-glycero-beta-D-manno-heptose 1-phosphate adenylyltransferase gives MTRLVVIGDALLDRDLHGRAERLAPDAPVPVVDAMEPVARAGGAGLAALLAARAGVDVTLVTALGADAAGEELRTLLRGVDVIDLGLHGATPEKIRVLAGGRPVVRLDRGGESCGCGPLPAGALDGADAVLVSDYGRGVAAEPTVRAALADLDVPLIWDPHPKGPEPVRGATLVTPNLKEATASASTSGEDSALAAGETAGRVLAERWRAVAVAVTLSERGAVVVSGDSPALAVPAPRVAGGDPCGAGDCFAATAAARIAQGALPSEAVRAAVDAASAFVAGDDTPRRHEGDARAVAERVRAAGGTVVATGGCFDLLHAGHVRMLEQARALGDCLIVCLNSDASVARLKGDDRPLVEQEDRAAVLNGLACVDAVVVFDEDDPRAVLETIRPHVWAKGGDYAVGELPEAETLARWGGRAVIVPYVAGRSTTRLITEVLARAR, from the coding sequence ATGACGCGGCTCGTCGTGATCGGCGACGCGCTGCTCGACCGCGACCTCCACGGTCGCGCCGAGCGGCTCGCCCCGGACGCGCCCGTGCCCGTCGTCGACGCGATGGAGCCCGTCGCCCGCGCGGGCGGCGCCGGCCTGGCGGCCCTGCTCGCGGCCCGTGCGGGCGTGGACGTGACGCTGGTCACCGCGCTCGGCGCGGACGCCGCCGGTGAGGAGCTCCGCACGCTCCTGCGCGGCGTGGACGTGATCGACCTCGGCCTGCACGGCGCCACCCCGGAGAAGATCCGCGTGCTGGCGGGCGGTCGCCCGGTCGTGCGCCTGGACCGCGGCGGCGAGTCGTGCGGCTGCGGCCCGCTGCCGGCGGGCGCCCTGGACGGCGCCGACGCCGTGCTCGTGTCCGACTACGGCCGCGGCGTGGCCGCCGAGCCGACCGTGCGCGCCGCGCTCGCCGACCTCGACGTGCCGCTGATCTGGGACCCGCACCCGAAGGGCCCCGAGCCGGTCCGGGGCGCGACCCTGGTCACGCCGAACCTCAAAGAGGCAACAGCCTCAGCCTCCACTTCAGGTGAAGACTCGGCCCTCGCCGCCGGTGAGACGGCAGGGCGCGTCCTCGCGGAGCGCTGGCGCGCCGTCGCCGTCGCCGTCACGCTGAGCGAGCGAGGCGCCGTGGTCGTGTCTGGCGACTCGCCCGCGCTGGCGGTGCCGGCGCCGCGCGTCGCCGGCGGTGACCCGTGCGGGGCCGGCGACTGCTTCGCCGCGACCGCCGCGGCGCGGATCGCGCAGGGCGCGCTGCCGTCCGAGGCGGTGCGTGCGGCCGTCGACGCGGCGTCCGCGTTCGTCGCGGGCGACGACACGCCGAGGCGCCACGAGGGCGACGCGCGGGCGGTCGCGGAGCGTGTCCGCGCCGCCGGCGGCACGGTCGTCGCGACGGGCGGGTGCTTCGACCTGCTGCACGCCGGGCACGTCCGCATGCTCGAGCAGGCCCGTGCGCTCGGCGACTGCCTGATCGTGTGCCTGAACTCGGATGCGTCGGTCGCGCGCCTGAAGGGCGACGACCGGCCACTCGTCGAGCAGGAGGACCGCGCCGCGGTGCTCAACGGGCTCGCCTGCGTGGACGCGGTCGTCGTCTTCGACGAGGACGACCCGCGCGCGGTGCTCGAGACGATCCGGCCACACGTGTGGGCCAAGGGCGGCGACTACGCCGTCGGCGAGCTGCCGGAAGCCGAGACGCTCGCCCGATGGGGCGGGCGTGCGGTGATCGTTCCCTACGTCGCGGGGCGCTCGACGACCCGCCTGATCACGGAGGTGCTCGCGCGTGCGCGATGA
- a CDS encoding SDR family oxidoreductase: MRDEVGTVLVTGGSSGLGAAVAQAVENHGGTPIVLDRVPPPNGFAFHQVDLADPRAAEAVVRQVAEQAGGLDAVVTAAGTDACGDMLDVDADDWDRVILVNLLGTAAVVRAAIPYLERSQGRVVTVASTLGLRALPAATAYCASKFGVVGFTRALAIEMGDKVGVTMLIPGGMKTHFFDDRKEEFKPGPDQRLNDPAVVAETVLFALRQPPGVELRELLVTPAAEPSWP; the protein is encoded by the coding sequence GTGCGCGATGAAGTCGGAACCGTCCTTGTCACCGGAGGCTCGTCGGGCCTGGGTGCGGCCGTCGCGCAAGCGGTCGAGAACCACGGTGGCACGCCGATCGTGCTTGACCGGGTGCCGCCGCCGAACGGGTTCGCCTTCCACCAGGTGGACCTCGCTGACCCGCGGGCGGCCGAGGCGGTCGTGCGCCAGGTGGCCGAGCAGGCCGGCGGGCTCGACGCCGTCGTCACCGCCGCCGGCACCGACGCGTGCGGGGACATGCTCGACGTCGACGCCGACGACTGGGACCGCGTGATCCTCGTCAACCTGCTCGGCACGGCGGCCGTCGTGCGCGCGGCGATCCCCTACCTGGAGCGGTCGCAGGGGCGCGTCGTCACCGTCGCGTCCACGCTGGGCCTCCGCGCGCTCCCCGCGGCCACCGCCTACTGCGCGAGCAAGTTCGGCGTCGTCGGGTTCACCCGCGCGCTCGCGATCGAGATGGGCGACAAGGTCGGCGTGACCATGCTCATCCCCGGCGGCATGAAGACGCACTTCTTCGACGACCGCAAGGAGGAGTTCAAGCCCGGCCCGGACCAGCGGCTCAACGACCCGGCCGTCGTGGCCGAGACGGTGCTGTTCGCGCTGCGCCAGCCGCCCGGCGTCGAGCTGCGCGAGCTGCTCGTGACGCCCGCGGCTGAGCCTTCGTGGCCGTAG
- a CDS encoding glycosyltransferase → MKILLWHVHGAWTTSFVQGRHEYVVPCTPDRGADGVGIARTYDWPDTVSEIPLDEVGEHDFDAIVYQRPHELELRPPRGEQLIYVEHNAPQGRINELRHPMADRDDLTLVHVTHFNALFWDAGATPTTVIEHGIVDPGARYTGELDRAAVVINEAKRRGRVTGTDLLPRFERAAPIDLFGIGANDLPHARLHAEMARRRVYLHPIRWTSLGLSLLEAMHLAMPVVVLGTTEAFEAVPQAAGAVSTRLDVLEATLARLVADPDEARERGQAARAAALSRYGLQRFLDDWDEVLAAVEVAS, encoded by the coding sequence ATGAAGATCCTGCTCTGGCACGTGCACGGCGCGTGGACGACCTCGTTCGTCCAAGGCCGCCACGAGTACGTCGTCCCGTGCACGCCCGACCGCGGCGCCGACGGCGTCGGCATCGCGCGCACCTACGACTGGCCGGACACGGTCAGCGAGATCCCGCTCGACGAGGTCGGCGAGCACGACTTCGACGCGATCGTCTACCAGCGCCCGCACGAGCTCGAGCTGCGGCCGCCACGCGGCGAGCAGCTGATCTACGTCGAGCACAACGCGCCGCAGGGCCGGATCAACGAGCTCCGGCACCCGATGGCCGACCGCGACGACCTCACGCTCGTCCACGTCACCCACTTCAACGCGCTCTTCTGGGACGCGGGCGCCACGCCGACGACGGTGATCGAGCACGGGATCGTCGACCCCGGCGCGCGGTACACCGGCGAGCTCGACCGGGCCGCGGTCGTCATCAACGAGGCCAAGCGGCGCGGGCGCGTCACCGGCACGGACCTGCTGCCGCGCTTCGAGCGGGCCGCGCCGATCGACCTCTTCGGCATCGGCGCGAACGACCTGCCGCACGCGCGGCTGCACGCGGAGATGGCTCGTCGGCGCGTGTACCTGCACCCGATCCGCTGGACGTCGCTGGGGCTGTCGCTGCTCGAGGCGATGCACCTGGCGATGCCGGTCGTCGTGCTCGGGACGACCGAGGCCTTCGAGGCCGTCCCGCAAGCGGCGGGCGCGGTCTCGACCCGGCTGGACGTGCTCGAGGCGACGCTCGCCCGGCTCGTCGCCGACCCCGACGAGGCGCGTGAGCGCGGCCAGGCCGCCCGCGCCGCGGCGCTTTCCCGGTACGGACTGCAGCGCTTCCTCGACGACTGGGACGAGGTGCTGGCGGCAGTGGAGGTGGCCTCATGA
- a CDS encoding D-sedoheptulose-7-phosphate isomerase, translated as MSATRFVRTLPSGRTHLDQLARPLDALYAQTDRLDRWGRELAHVLQSGGRLLAIGNGGSACQAQHLTAEIVGRYRDDRAPFAALALCTETSALTAIGNDYGIEELFARQVRGHGREGDVLLALSTSGRSPNIVGAVEAANALGLRTLALTGPSDNPLADVADDAVCIESPHTATVQELHLMAIHLVCAAFDIEVGV; from the coding sequence GTGAGCGCGACCCGCTTCGTCCGCACGCTGCCTTCGGGGCGCACGCACCTCGACCAGCTGGCGCGGCCGCTCGACGCGCTCTACGCGCAGACCGACCGCCTCGACCGCTGGGGGCGCGAGCTCGCGCACGTCCTGCAGAGCGGCGGGCGGCTGCTGGCGATCGGCAACGGCGGCTCGGCCTGCCAGGCCCAGCACCTGACCGCCGAGATCGTCGGCCGCTACCGCGATGACCGCGCGCCGTTCGCGGCGCTCGCGCTGTGCACGGAGACGTCGGCGCTGACCGCGATCGGCAACGACTACGGGATCGAGGAGCTGTTCGCCCGCCAGGTGCGCGGCCACGGGCGCGAGGGGGACGTCCTGCTCGCGCTGTCCACCTCCGGCCGGTCCCCGAACATCGTCGGCGCGGTCGAGGCCGCGAACGCGCTCGGCCTCCGTACGCTCGCGCTGACCGGCCCGTCCGACAACCCGCTCGCCGACGTGGCCGACGACGCGGTCTGCATCGAGTCGCCCCACACGGCGACCGTGCAGGAGCTGCACCTGATGGCCATCCACCTCGTGTGCGCCGCCTTCGACATCGAGGTCGGCGTATGA
- a CDS encoding HAD-IIIA family hydrolase produces MSYEIVIPTSGRASLAAVLDAIGPGDDVIVVDDRRDRSHPLPVSGARVLAGPARGPAAARNAGWRATRSDWVVFLDDDVVPPPGWREALAGDLAAARDAGATQGRIVVPVGPRPTDWERNVAGLQDAQWATADMAYRREALAAVGGFDERFPRAYREDADLGLRVVEAGWTIVRGVRYVVHPVGEAPASISLRKQAGNADDVLMHRLHGPGWRARAGVPKGRRPRHLAIAAAGVGALAAAPLHRRLAGALGAAWLAGTAELAWARIKPGPRTGREVATMTWTSGAMPFFATGWWLRGLLGVSDEGAPHPLPKAVLFDRDDTLIVDVPYNGDPERVEPVPGAHAALERLRAANVPIGVVSNQSGIARGLLTPDDVIAVHGRMQALLGPLGPLEYCPHGPDDGCACRKPAPGLIERAAARLGVAPSDCAVIGDIGSDVEAALAAGARPILVPTARTRPEEVAAAPEVAGDLAEALDRLGFAPPPAADRSPVASAGSTRPVDARPGEIGAVA; encoded by the coding sequence GTGAGCTACGAGATCGTCATCCCGACGTCGGGGCGGGCGTCGCTCGCCGCCGTGTTGGACGCGATCGGACCGGGCGACGACGTGATCGTCGTCGACGACCGTCGCGATCGGTCACACCCGCTGCCTGTGTCGGGCGCGCGGGTGCTGGCCGGTCCGGCGCGTGGGCCGGCCGCGGCGCGGAACGCCGGCTGGCGGGCGACCCGGTCGGACTGGGTGGTGTTCCTCGACGACGACGTGGTCCCGCCGCCGGGCTGGCGTGAGGCCCTGGCCGGCGACCTGGCGGCCGCGCGCGACGCGGGCGCGACGCAGGGCCGGATCGTCGTCCCGGTCGGGCCGCGGCCGACGGACTGGGAGCGCAACGTCGCCGGGCTGCAGGACGCGCAGTGGGCGACCGCGGACATGGCCTACCGCCGTGAGGCGCTCGCCGCCGTCGGCGGGTTCGACGAGCGCTTCCCGCGCGCCTACCGCGAGGACGCCGACCTCGGCCTGCGCGTCGTGGAGGCAGGCTGGACGATCGTGCGCGGCGTGCGGTACGTCGTCCACCCGGTCGGCGAAGCCCCGGCCTCGATCTCGCTGCGCAAGCAGGCCGGCAACGCCGACGACGTGCTCATGCACCGCCTGCACGGGCCGGGGTGGCGAGCGCGCGCGGGCGTGCCGAAGGGACGTCGCCCGCGGCACCTGGCGATCGCCGCGGCGGGCGTGGGCGCGCTCGCGGCCGCGCCGCTGCACCGGCGCCTCGCGGGCGCCCTCGGCGCGGCGTGGCTGGCCGGCACGGCCGAGCTGGCGTGGGCGCGGATCAAGCCCGGTCCACGAACGGGACGCGAAGTCGCAACGATGACGTGGACGAGCGGGGCGATGCCATTCTTCGCCACTGGCTGGTGGCTTCGCGGTCTGCTCGGCGTGAGTGATGAGGGCGCGCCGCACCCGCTGCCGAAGGCGGTCCTGTTCGACCGCGACGACACGCTGATCGTCGACGTGCCGTACAACGGCGACCCCGAGCGGGTCGAGCCGGTGCCCGGGGCGCACGCCGCGCTCGAGCGCCTGCGCGCCGCGAACGTGCCGATCGGCGTCGTCTCCAACCAGAGCGGGATCGCCCGCGGCCTGCTGACCCCCGACGACGTGATCGCCGTACACGGCCGCATGCAAGCGCTCCTGGGGCCGCTCGGCCCGCTCGAGTACTGCCCGCATGGCCCCGACGACGGCTGCGCGTGCCGCAAGCCGGCGCCCGGCCTGATCGAGCGGGCGGCCGCCCGGCTGGGCGTGGCGCCGAGCGACTGCGCGGTGATCGGCGACATCGGCTCCGACGTCGAGGCGGCCCTCGCCGCGGGCGCCCGGCCGATCCTCGTGCCGACCGCGCGGACCCGCCCGGAGGAGGTGGCCGCCGCGCCGGAAGTCGCCGGCGACCTGGCCGAGGCGCTCGACCGCCTCGGGTTCGCGCCGCCGCCCGCCGCGGACCGCTCGCCGGTCGCATCGGCGGGCTCGACCCGCCCGGTCGACGCTCGCCCCGGCGAGATCGGAGCCGTCGCGTGA
- a CDS encoding glycosyltransferase family 9 protein codes for MTHVLVTRLDNDGDVLLAGPAIRAVAAGADRVTLLCGPRGAQAARLLPGVDEVLVWRAPWIDPDGHAVDRADVDALVARIAALGVDRALIFGSFHQSPLPTALILRLAGVPWIGATSVDFPGSLLDLRHLIDDDVHEVERSLDLARAAGFPPPTDDRLNIKRDSPAFELAPGYVVVHPGASVPARAWSPERNRALVAALDRPVVVTGGPGERELTAYVAGDHGHDLGGATTLAELASVIAEADAIVVGNTGPAHLAAAVGTPVVSLFAPTVPAVRWRPWRVPHELLFVDVPCAGCRARVCPVEGHPCLNGVTVDAVVDAVQRLAPKAVLA; via the coding sequence GTGACGCACGTGCTCGTCACCCGGCTCGACAACGACGGCGACGTCCTGCTCGCGGGCCCGGCGATCCGTGCCGTGGCCGCGGGCGCCGACCGGGTCACGCTCCTGTGCGGCCCGCGCGGCGCGCAGGCCGCGCGGTTGCTGCCCGGCGTCGACGAGGTGCTCGTCTGGCGCGCGCCGTGGATCGATCCGGACGGACACGCCGTCGACCGGGCGGACGTCGACGCGCTCGTCGCGCGGATCGCGGCGCTCGGCGTCGATCGCGCGCTGATCTTCGGCTCGTTCCACCAGAGCCCGCTGCCGACCGCGCTGATCCTGCGGCTGGCGGGGGTGCCGTGGATCGGCGCCACGTCGGTCGACTTCCCCGGCTCGCTGCTGGACCTGCGCCACCTGATCGACGACGACGTGCACGAGGTCGAGCGCTCGCTGGACCTGGCCCGCGCCGCCGGCTTCCCACCACCCACCGACGACCGCCTGAACATAAAGAGGGACAGTCCCGCTTTCGAGTTGGCGCCCGGCTACGTGGTCGTCCATCCGGGCGCGTCGGTGCCGGCGCGCGCCTGGTCGCCGGAGCGCAACCGCGCGCTGGTGGCCGCGCTCGACCGGCCGGTCGTCGTCACCGGCGGGCCGGGTGAACGCGAGCTGACCGCGTACGTCGCCGGCGACCACGGCCATGACCTGGGCGGCGCGACGACCCTGGCCGAGCTGGCCTCGGTGATCGCCGAGGCCGACGCGATCGTGGTCGGCAACACCGGTCCCGCGCACCTGGCGGCGGCGGTCGGCACGCCGGTCGTCTCCCTCTTCGCCCCGACGGTCCCGGCGGTCCGCTGGCGGCCCTGGCGCGTCCCGCACGAGCTGCTGTTCGTGGACGTCCCGTGCGCCGGCTGCCGCGCCCGCGTCTGCCCCGTCGAGGGCCATCCCTGTCTCAACGGCGTGACCGTCGACGCAGTCGTCGACGCGGTCCAGCGCCTTGCCCCGAAGGCGGTGCTCGCATGA
- a CDS encoding glycosyltransferase family 9 protein: MAVVLIYRALGLGDFLTGVPAYRALRRAFGEHRIVLAAPRVLAPLAELTGAIDEVVDTAPLGPAPAGADVAVNLHGRGPQSIELLRASNPTRLITFTTGTWREDEHEVHRWCRLLGEHGIPADPDDLQLRPPDVASPAPGATVIHPGAASVARRWPAERWAAVARTLDDDVVITGAPAERSPLIPGRPLDTDLPTLAATVAHARRVLCGDTGVAHLATAFGTPSVVLFGPTPPDRWGPPANRPRHRVLWAGRTGDPHATTTDPGLLEISVDDVLDAL; this comes from the coding sequence GTGGCCGTAGTCCTGATCTACCGCGCGCTCGGGCTCGGGGACTTCCTCACGGGCGTCCCCGCGTACCGGGCGCTGCGGCGCGCGTTCGGCGAGCACCGGATCGTGCTCGCCGCGCCGCGCGTCCTCGCCCCGCTCGCCGAGCTCACCGGCGCGATCGACGAGGTGGTGGACACGGCGCCGCTCGGTCCCGCCCCGGCGGGCGCCGACGTCGCCGTCAACCTGCACGGCCGCGGCCCACAGAGCATCGAGCTGCTCCGGGCATCGAACCCGACGCGGCTGATCACCTTCACGACCGGCACCTGGCGTGAGGACGAGCACGAGGTCCACCGCTGGTGCCGCCTCCTCGGCGAGCACGGCATCCCCGCCGACCCGGACGACCTTCAGCTGCGCCCGCCGGACGTCGCCAGCCCCGCGCCCGGCGCGACCGTCATCCACCCGGGCGCCGCGAGCGTCGCCCGGCGCTGGCCGGCGGAGCGCTGGGCCGCGGTCGCGCGCACGCTCGACGACGACGTCGTCATCACCGGCGCCCCCGCGGAGCGCTCACCGCTGATCCCCGGGCGCCCGCTCGACACCGACCTGCCGACGCTCGCCGCGACCGTCGCCCACGCCCGCCGCGTCCTCTGCGGGGACACGGGCGTCGCGCACCTGGCGACCGCGTTCGGCACGCCGTCGGTCGTGCTCTTCGGCCCCACGCCGCCCGACCGCTGGGGGCCGCCGGCGAACCGTCCGCGCCACCGCGTGCTCTGGGCGGGCCGGACGGGCGACCCGCACGCCACCACCACCGACCCCGGCCTGCTCGAGATCAGCGTCGACGACGTCCTCGACGCCCTCTAA
- a CDS encoding ATP-binding protein, whose translation MQFSFQFPPAEDAPAQARAALEVFDQILAPDVLEDLQLVVSELVTNSVKFGPSRPITLAMGIGNDGVVKGEVIDQGDGERAKVEMTVEPTVDGGWGLHLVDQVAKRWGVHEGSTHVWFEIGPERRSS comes from the coding sequence GTGCAGTTCAGCTTCCAGTTCCCACCCGCCGAGGACGCACCCGCGCAAGCGCGTGCGGCGCTCGAGGTGTTCGACCAGATCCTCGCCCCGGACGTCCTGGAGGATCTGCAGCTCGTCGTCTCGGAGCTCGTCACCAACAGCGTGAAGTTCGGCCCGAGCCGGCCGATCACGCTCGCGATGGGGATCGGCAACGACGGCGTCGTCAAGGGCGAGGTGATCGACCAGGGCGACGGTGAGCGGGCGAAGGTCGAGATGACCGTCGAGCCGACCGTCGACGGCGGTTGGGGCCTGCATCTGGTCGACCAGGTCGCCAAGCGCTGGGGCGTGCACGAGGGCTCGACCCACGTGTGGTTCGAGATCGGGCCCGAGCGCCGCTCTTCTTAG
- a CDS encoding carbamoyltransferase family protein: protein MARVLGINAVFHDPAAALVVDGETVAAAEEERFSRRKHGKTPVAFSTWELPEQAIRWCLKTAGLEPADLDAVAYSYDPGLCRPVGHDITTDNWEGLRTLYAQRAPLFLKTVLDGWEGDFRWVPHHLAHASSATFASGFDQCSAIVLDGRGERGSYLAGRFDQGRFAVLHVQDLPSSLGLVYEELTAHLGFRRSSDEYKVMAMASYAEPSFLEDFRRLVRADGAGGFCVDPIDFSRFAPALPPDGAWGPEHAALASTVQARLEEVLIELATWLQAQTGDRDLVLAGGVALNCVANSRLWREGPFSRVWVQPAAGDSGTALGAAMQVAHELGDHVAPMRTAALGRGFADDELAATLSTAGVEFTRPDDIADAVAGVLADNGVVAWFQGRSEFGPRALGHRSLLADPRHPGNLEKLNDIKGREQFRPVAPMVLAPRAGEIFCDGPIPSPFMLFTHNVREEWKDRIPAVVHVDGTARIQTVDPVEEPLVARMLSSFEALTGVPVVVNTSLNTAGRPMVDDPRDALECFGSSPVDALAIGPFLLTRNRVAVA from the coding sequence ATGGCCCGCGTTCTCGGCATCAATGCCGTCTTCCACGATCCTGCCGCCGCGCTGGTGGTCGACGGCGAGACCGTCGCCGCCGCGGAGGAGGAGCGCTTCTCACGGCGCAAGCACGGCAAGACCCCGGTCGCGTTCTCGACCTGGGAACTTCCGGAGCAGGCGATCAGGTGGTGTTTGAAGACGGCGGGCCTCGAGCCCGCCGACCTCGACGCCGTCGCCTACTCCTACGACCCCGGCCTCTGCCGGCCGGTCGGCCACGACATCACGACGGACAACTGGGAGGGCCTGCGCACGCTCTACGCGCAGCGCGCCCCGCTGTTCCTGAAGACCGTCCTCGACGGCTGGGAGGGTGACTTCCGCTGGGTGCCGCATCACCTCGCGCACGCGTCGTCGGCGACGTTCGCGTCCGGGTTCGACCAGTGCTCGGCGATCGTCCTCGACGGTCGTGGTGAGCGCGGCTCCTACCTGGCCGGGCGGTTCGACCAGGGCCGCTTCGCGGTGCTGCACGTGCAGGACCTGCCGAGCTCCCTCGGGCTCGTCTACGAGGAGCTGACCGCCCACCTCGGCTTCCGGCGCTCGTCGGACGAGTACAAGGTGATGGCGATGGCCTCCTACGCGGAGCCGTCGTTCCTCGAGGACTTCCGGAGGCTCGTGCGCGCCGACGGGGCCGGTGGGTTCTGCGTGGACCCGATCGACTTCTCCCGCTTCGCGCCGGCCCTGCCCCCGGACGGCGCGTGGGGCCCGGAGCACGCCGCGCTCGCCTCGACGGTGCAGGCGCGCCTGGAAGAGGTGCTGATCGAGCTCGCGACGTGGCTGCAGGCGCAGACCGGCGACCGCGACCTCGTGCTCGCCGGCGGCGTCGCGCTCAACTGCGTGGCCAACTCGCGGCTGTGGCGCGAGGGACCGTTCTCACGCGTGTGGGTGCAGCCCGCCGCGGGCGACTCGGGCACGGCGCTGGGGGCGGCGATGCAGGTCGCGCACGAGCTGGGCGACCACGTGGCGCCCATGCGCACCGCGGCGCTGGGCCGCGGCTTCGCCGACGATGAGCTGGCCGCCACGCTGTCGACGGCGGGCGTCGAGTTCACGCGGCCCGACGACATCGCCGACGCGGTCGCCGGGGTGCTGGCGGACAACGGCGTGGTCGCCTGGTTCCAGGGCCGCTCGGAGTTCGGGCCGCGGGCGCTCGGCCACCGGTCGCTGCTGGCCGATCCGCGTCATCCCGGCAACCTCGAGAAGCTCAACGACATCAAGGGCCGCGAGCAGTTCCGGCCGGTCGCGCCGATGGTGCTCGCGCCGCGGGCGGGCGAGATCTTCTGCGACGGGCCGATCCCGTCGCCGTTCATGCTCTTCACGCACAACGTCCGCGAGGAGTGGAAGGACCGGATCCCGGCGGTCGTGCACGTCGACGGCACGGCGCGGATCCAGACCGTGGACCCCGTGGAGGAGCCGCTCGTGGCGCGGATGCTGTCCTCCTTCGAGGCGCTGACGGGCGTCCCGGTCGTGGTCAACACGTCCCTGAACACCGCGGGCCGGCCGATGGTCGACGACCCGCGGGACGCGCTCGAGTGCTTCGGCTCGAGCCCGGTCGACGCGCTGGCGATCGGGCCGTTCCTGCTCACGCGCAACCGGGTGGCGGTCGCGTGA